The Mycobacterium paragordonae genome includes a region encoding these proteins:
- the glf gene encoding UDP-galactopyranose mutase, producing MNSRFDLPARFDLIVVGSGFFGLTIAERVATQLDKRVLVVERRPHLGGNAYSEPEPQTGIEVHKYGAHLFHTSNKKVWDYVRQFTDFTGYQHRVFAMHNGQAYQFPMGLGLVSQFFGRYFTPEEARALIAEQAAEIDTADAQNLEEKAISLIGRPLYEAFVKGYTAKQWQTDPKELPAANITRLPVRYTFDNRYFSDTYEGLPVDGYTAWLENMAADERIEVRLDTDWFDVRDELRAANPDAPVVYTGPLDRYFDYADGRLGWRTLDFELEVLPIGDFQGTPVMNYNDPDVPFTRIHEFRHFHTERDYPTDKTVIMREFSRFAEDDDEPYYPINTEADRALLAAYRNRAKSETATAKVLFGGRLGTYQYLDMHMAIASALSMYDNVLAPHLRDGEPLVIEGDQAK from the coding sequence ATGAACTCCCGTTTCGACCTCCCCGCTCGCTTTGACCTCATCGTCGTCGGCTCCGGATTTTTCGGCCTGACGATCGCCGAGCGCGTGGCCACCCAACTCGACAAGCGGGTTCTTGTTGTCGAGCGGCGCCCGCACCTCGGCGGTAACGCCTATTCCGAACCCGAGCCGCAGACCGGGATCGAAGTCCACAAGTACGGCGCACACCTGTTCCACACCTCCAATAAGAAGGTGTGGGATTACGTGCGGCAGTTCACCGACTTCACCGGCTACCAGCACCGCGTCTTCGCCATGCACAACGGCCAGGCCTATCAGTTCCCGATGGGGCTGGGCCTGGTGTCGCAGTTCTTCGGAAGGTATTTCACCCCTGAAGAGGCACGAGCCCTCATTGCCGAGCAGGCGGCCGAGATCGACACCGCCGACGCGCAGAACCTGGAAGAAAAGGCCATCTCGCTGATCGGCCGACCGCTCTACGAGGCGTTCGTCAAGGGCTACACCGCCAAGCAGTGGCAGACCGACCCCAAAGAGTTGCCGGCCGCCAACATCACCCGCCTGCCGGTGCGCTACACCTTCGACAACCGCTACTTCAGCGACACCTACGAGGGCCTGCCGGTCGACGGCTACACGGCCTGGCTGGAGAACATGGCCGCCGACGAGCGCATCGAGGTCCGGCTGGACACCGACTGGTTCGACGTGCGCGACGAGCTCCGCGCCGCCAACCCCGACGCCCCGGTGGTCTACACCGGTCCCCTGGACCGCTATTTCGACTACGCCGACGGACGGCTGGGCTGGCGCACGCTGGACTTCGAGCTGGAAGTCCTGCCGATCGGCGACTTTCAGGGCACCCCGGTGATGAATTACAACGACCCCGATGTGCCCTTCACCCGGATCCACGAGTTTCGTCACTTCCACACCGAGCGTGACTATCCCACCGACAAGACGGTGATCATGCGCGAGTTCTCCCGGTTCGCCGAAGACGACGACGAGCCCTACTATCCGATCAATACCGAGGCCGACCGCGCCCTGTTGGCCGCCTACCGGAACAGGGCGAAGTCCGAGACCGCGACAGCCAAGGTGCTGTTCGGCGGGCGCTTGGGCACCTACCAATATCTGGATATGCATATGGCCATTGCCAGCGCTTTGAGCATGTACGACAACGTCCTTGCGCCGCACCTGCGCGACGGGGAGCCGTTGGTTATCGAGGGGGACCAAGCCAAATGA
- a CDS encoding LGFP repeat-containing protein, whose product MLLTAALATVVIVSWVLMRPPAANHAPPPARDTQLAEQPLIGLGGGVTVRELTQDTPFSLVALTGDLAGTSARVRAKKADGSWGPWYQTEYQTSAPDGTAGRAGPAGPPGSSGEPRSTDPVFVGTTTAVQIAVTRPVDAPVTQAPPAPSHPGDLGYRPATKEQPFGQNINAVLISPPQAPAETHWTPPTGVTMPGQAPQIISRAEWGADESLRCGSPEYDRSVRAAVIHHTAGSNDYSPLESAGIVKAIYTYHSKTLGWCDIAYNALVDKYGQVFEGSAGGLTKPVEAFHTGGFNRETWGVAMLGNFDDVAPTPVQIRTVGRLLGWRLGLAEVDPKGIVELVSAGSSYTTYPGGAIAKLPTIFTHRDVGNTDCPGNAAYALMDEIRDIAAHFNDPPEELIKALEGGAIYEHWQAIGGMSSALGAPTSPEADGADGSRFVTFAKGAMYWSPTTGVQPITGAIYDAWAAQSYEHGPLGLPTSAEIQEPLRISQNFVHGTLNFERLTGNMTQVLDGLTTPLSTQPPSGPNVPPEHFSLPSHPPN is encoded by the coding sequence ATGTTGCTCACCGCCGCCTTGGCGACGGTCGTCATCGTGTCGTGGGTGCTGATGCGCCCGCCCGCGGCCAACCATGCCCCGCCCCCGGCCCGCGACACGCAACTCGCCGAGCAGCCGTTGATCGGTCTCGGCGGCGGCGTGACCGTCCGCGAGCTGACCCAAGACACCCCGTTTTCCCTGGTCGCCCTGACCGGCGACCTGGCCGGCACCTCTGCCCGGGTGCGCGCCAAAAAGGCTGACGGGTCGTGGGGCCCCTGGTACCAGACCGAATACCAGACCTCCGCACCTGACGGAACTGCCGGCCGGGCCGGACCGGCGGGACCGCCCGGATCGTCGGGGGAGCCGCGCAGCACCGACCCGGTGTTCGTCGGCACCACCACGGCCGTACAGATCGCCGTTACCAGGCCGGTCGACGCGCCGGTGACACAGGCACCTCCGGCTCCGTCCCACCCCGGTGACCTCGGCTACCGGCCGGCCACCAAAGAACAGCCGTTCGGGCAGAACATCAACGCGGTCCTCATCTCGCCGCCGCAGGCGCCCGCGGAAACCCACTGGACGCCGCCGACCGGCGTCACCATGCCGGGCCAGGCGCCGCAGATCATCAGCCGGGCGGAGTGGGGCGCCGACGAGTCGCTGCGCTGCGGCAGCCCGGAATACGACCGCAGCGTGCGGGCGGCGGTGATCCACCACACCGCCGGCAGCAACGACTACTCGCCGCTGGAATCGGCCGGCATCGTCAAGGCGATCTACACCTACCACAGCAAGACGCTGGGCTGGTGCGACATCGCGTACAACGCGCTCGTCGACAAATACGGTCAGGTCTTCGAAGGCAGCGCCGGTGGGCTCACCAAGCCGGTCGAGGCGTTTCACACCGGCGGATTCAACCGGGAGACCTGGGGCGTGGCCATGCTCGGCAACTTCGACGACGTGGCGCCGACCCCCGTGCAGATCCGCACCGTCGGACGGCTGTTGGGTTGGCGACTCGGACTGGCCGAGGTCGACCCGAAGGGCATCGTGGAACTGGTGTCCGCGGGTAGCTCCTACACCACCTACCCGGGCGGCGCGATAGCCAAATTGCCGACCATCTTCACCCACCGCGACGTCGGCAACACCGACTGCCCGGGCAACGCCGCCTATGCGCTGATGGACGAGATCCGGGACATCGCAGCGCATTTCAACGATCCGCCGGAGGAGTTGATCAAGGCGCTGGAGGGCGGCGCGATCTACGAACACTGGCAGGCGATCGGCGGGATGAGCAGCGCACTGGGCGCCCCGACTTCGCCGGAGGCCGACGGTGCCGACGGATCGCGGTTCGTCACCTTCGCCAAGGGCGCCATGTACTGGTCGCCAACCACCGGCGTGCAGCCGATCACCGGCGCCATCTACGACGCCTGGGCGGCCCAGAGCTACGAGCACGGCCCGCTCGGACTGCCGACCAGCGCGGAGATTCAGGAACCGCTGCGGATCTCGCAGAATTTCGTGCACGGCACGCTGAACTTCGAGCGGCTGACCGGCAACATGACCCAGGTTCTCGACGGGCTCACGACGCCGCTGTCGACGCAACCCCCGAGCGGCCCGAACGTGCCGCCGGAACACTTCTCCCTGCCGTCGCACCCTCCCAACTAG
- a CDS encoding alanine racemase, which yields MPQTPYLRIDLDRVRSNFQALRSVLPQADIRYAVKANPAEPILRLLAAEESAFDVASVGEVDACIAAGVDGARLAFGNTIKKPAAVAAAYARGVRVFTFDTEHDLAVLAEHAPGSRVECRIAPAFPSSVTPFGHKFGCAPAHAAELLNRARSSGLVAAGVSFHVGSQQLDAAAWELGIASTASVFDTVDGLTTLNAGGGFPLPYAGVAPDLEVIADLIASALGRHFGSQTPRLAFEPGRVVVGSAGTIACEVVSVRTGTDGRRWVYLDVGRYSGLAETENEYIRYRLRTPRDDDAVADAVLAGPTCDGDDVLYQRYPLPVTLRPGDQVEICDTGAYTGSYASVQFNGFPPLPTVFGPCGLARTIVEPLAPGLTRNWTLSEVLCDVRTGYQELVIGRTEQGVALFSDGERQSTEFSQLVYHEALLVPALLLAGRVERVLIVGSGEGVVSQLAVAAGATHVDHVDIDRDAVRLCAEHLPYGYSPDELRRAEKGLGPITMHYRDGWDFVDRSTSSYDIVIVDLPDERSEPAQHNRLYESEFLRKCRGIGRVVVDQAGCPTLWRNATLLSSWHRFRETFDTVVYFGSDEHEWAFLSGLSDAVADPVAVMSERLAALAYQPRTIDGASLIAGTVAPKTLRDRVSAYDSGTLAESAEHAAFHHEVRNVEEGHSGHAPGATR from the coding sequence GTGCCGCAAACGCCCTATCTGAGGATCGATCTCGACCGGGTGCGCAGCAATTTCCAGGCGCTGCGGTCGGTGTTGCCGCAAGCCGACATTCGATATGCGGTCAAGGCGAACCCCGCCGAGCCCATCCTTCGACTGCTCGCCGCCGAGGAATCGGCTTTCGACGTCGCCTCGGTGGGCGAGGTCGACGCCTGTATCGCCGCGGGTGTCGACGGTGCCCGGCTGGCCTTCGGCAACACCATCAAGAAACCGGCCGCGGTCGCGGCGGCCTACGCGCGCGGGGTGCGCGTGTTCACCTTCGACACCGAGCACGACCTGGCCGTGCTGGCCGAGCATGCGCCCGGGTCCCGGGTGGAATGCCGTATCGCTCCGGCGTTTCCGTCGTCGGTTACTCCGTTCGGTCACAAGTTCGGCTGCGCCCCCGCACACGCCGCCGAACTGCTTAACCGCGCCCGGTCGTCGGGCCTGGTCGCCGCGGGCGTCAGCTTCCACGTCGGCTCACAGCAACTCGACGCCGCCGCATGGGAACTCGGGATCGCCTCTACCGCTTCGGTGTTCGATACGGTTGACGGGCTCACCACGCTCAACGCCGGTGGCGGCTTCCCGCTCCCGTACGCCGGCGTGGCACCGGACCTCGAGGTGATCGCCGATCTCATCGCGTCGGCCCTGGGCCGGCATTTCGGCTCGCAGACACCACGGTTGGCGTTCGAGCCGGGACGCGTGGTCGTCGGGTCCGCCGGCACCATCGCCTGCGAGGTGGTGTCGGTGCGCACCGGGACCGACGGCCGGCGCTGGGTGTACCTCGACGTCGGCCGCTACAGCGGCCTCGCCGAAACCGAGAACGAGTACATCCGCTACCGCCTGCGAACCCCACGCGACGATGATGCCGTGGCCGACGCCGTGCTGGCGGGCCCGACATGCGACGGCGATGACGTGCTGTACCAGCGCTATCCGCTGCCGGTCACGCTGCGCCCGGGCGACCAGGTCGAGATCTGCGACACCGGCGCTTACACCGGGAGTTATGCGTCGGTGCAGTTCAACGGATTCCCGCCGCTGCCAACCGTTTTCGGTCCGTGCGGGCTTGCTCGGACCATCGTCGAACCGCTGGCACCGGGACTCACCCGAAATTGGACGCTGTCCGAGGTGCTCTGTGATGTGCGCACCGGCTACCAGGAACTGGTGATCGGTCGCACCGAGCAGGGAGTGGCGCTGTTCAGCGACGGCGAACGCCAGAGCACGGAGTTCAGCCAGCTGGTCTACCACGAGGCGCTGCTGGTGCCCGCCCTGTTGCTGGCCGGCCGCGTCGAGCGGGTGCTGATCGTCGGATCCGGGGAGGGCGTGGTGAGTCAGCTCGCGGTCGCCGCCGGCGCCACCCACGTCGATCACGTCGACATCGACCGCGACGCGGTGCGGTTGTGCGCCGAACACCTGCCCTACGGCTACTCCCCGGACGAATTGCGCAGGGCCGAAAAGGGACTCGGCCCCATCACCATGCACTACCGGGACGGATGGGACTTCGTGGACCGGTCCACGTCGTCATACGACATCGTGATCGTGGACCTGCCCGACGAGCGCTCGGAACCCGCGCAGCACAACCGCCTGTACGAAAGTGAGTTCCTGCGGAAGTGCCGTGGAATCGGGCGCGTGGTGGTCGACCAGGCGGGCTGCCCGACGCTGTGGCGCAATGCAACCCTGCTGTCGTCATGGCACCGATTCCGCGAAACATTCGACACCGTGGTCTATTTCGGCAGTGACGAGCACGAGTGGGCATTCCTGTCCGGTCTTTCGGATGCCGTCGCAGACCCGGTGGCCGTCATGTCCGAACGGCTGGCCGCGCTCGCCTACCAGCCACGGACCATCGACGGCGCTTCGCTGATTGCCGGTACTGTCGCGCCAAAGACGTTGCGGGACAGGGTGTCAGCGTACGACAGTGGCACGCTTGCGGAGTCCGCGGAGCATGCCGCGTTCCATCACGAAGTGCGGAATGTCGAAGAAGGCCATTCCGGCCACGCCCCCGGTGCCACGCGCTAG